One window of Arvicola amphibius chromosome 6, mArvAmp1.2, whole genome shotgun sequence genomic DNA carries:
- the Aurkaip1 gene encoding aurora kinase A-interacting protein, producing MFLARLTSQLVRAVPWAGFCRSWPSSGVTSSHAFRPLYSLQSASLTRAASLPGKGAQLELEEFLVPRKMSISPLESWLTARYLLPKLDVGVPMTVVPSRFHKCPPSQEEEEAKQGVRDATPMQCKNVLKIRRRKMNHHKYRKLIKRTRFQRRKVREGRLKRKQIKFEKELKRIWLKAGLKEAPESWQTPKIYMKNK from the exons ATGTTCCTTGCGCGCCTGACTTCACAGCTGGTCAGGGCTGTTCCCTGGGCAG GTTTCTGTCGTTCCTGGCCAAGCTCCGGGGTGACCAGCAGCCATGCTTTTCGACCCCTTTACAGTTTGCAGTCTGCAAGCTTAACTCGGGCCGCATCCCTTCCTGGTAAGGGGGCTCAGTTGGAGCTTGAGGAGTTCCTGGTCCCCAGGAAGATGTCCATCAGTCCGCTAGAGAGCTGGCTTACCGCCAGATACCTGTTGCCCAAACTGGATGTTGGGGTCCCAATGACTGTGGTTCCCTCCCGATTCCACAAGTGTCCACccagccaggaggaggaggaagccaagCAGGGCGTCAGGGACGCCACTCCAATGCAGTGCAAAAATGTGTTGAAAATCCGAAGACGGAAGATGAACCATCACAAGTACCGTAAGCTGATCAAGAGGACGCGGTTTCAGCGGCGTAAAGTCCGGGAGGGACGTCTGAAAAGGAAGCAG ATCAAGTTTGAGAAAGAGTTGAAGCGCATCTGGCTGAAGGCAGGCCTGAAGGAAGCCCCCGAGAGCTGGCAGACCCCAAAGATCTACATGAAGAACAAATGA